The nucleotide sequence CCTACACGCTGCAAACCCGCCAGCCTGACAGCTGGGAGGGCTGGTACTGGGGCGCGAAGCACATGTGGGGCATGGACCCCTTGGGGCAGAACTCGCAGATGAACAACGTTATCCGCGACGTGGCGCAAAACGGCGACGCGGTGCTCTTCTGGGGCTGCGACGTGGAGACCACGCCGCTCGGCTGGGGCGGCTACCTGGCCAGCCGCCTGTGCTACTGGTTCACCGAGCTCGGCATCAAGCAGATCCACATCTCGCCGGACGTGAACTACACCAACGCCGTGCACGCCGACAAGTGGATACCGGTCAAGCCCAACACCGACGCGGCCCTGCAGCTGGCCATCGCCTACACGTGGATCAAGGAGGGCACCTACGACCAGGCCTACCTCGACACGCACGCCGTGGGCTTCGAGAACTTCAAGTACTACGTCATGGGCGGCGAGGACGGCGTGCCGAAGACGCCGAAGTGGGCCGAGGCCATCTGCGGCGTGCCCAGCTACACCATCAAGGCGTTCGCACGCTATTGGGCCAAGCACGCGGTTTCCATCGCGCACTGCAACGGCGGCTCCTACATCCGCTCCTGCTACGCGCACGAGCCGGCGCGCCTCGAGGTGGCGCTCTTGGGCATGCAGGGCCTGGGCAAGCCGGGCGCCAACCAGTTCAAGTTCATCGAGTGGACGCTCTACGGCATGGACACCGTGACGCCCTTGCCGCCGTCGGTCGAGATCCCCGACTGCAGCCCGGCCTACCGCGGCTGGTACCGCAGCTTCCCCAAGAGCTTCATCCCCAAGACCATGATCCCCGAGGCCATCATGAACCCGCCCGTCTCCTGGTACGGCCACATCGGCGCCGGGTTCCCGCGCGAGGACCAGTTCGACGGCCCCTACACGTTCCCCCTCGAGGGCAACGAGCGCCTGCACATGATCTGGTCGGACACCCCGTGCTGGGAGACGTGCTGGAACGGCGGCAACGAGATGCAGGAGGCCCTGCGCCACCCGTCCATCGAGTTCATCGTCGTGCAGCACCCCTGGATGGAGAACGACTGCTTCTTCGCCGACGTCATCCTGCCCACGAACACGAAGTTCGAGACGGAGGACATCGGCACGGACTCCGACAACGGCCAGTGGAACCTCGTGTACTACGAGCGCCAGGCCATCAAGCCGCGCCTGGAGTCGAAGTCCGACATGGAGGCCGTGGGCGAGGTGGCCAAGGCATTGGAGAAGTTCGGCGGCATCTACGAGAACCTCTACGAGCGCTACATGGGCGGCAAGACCTGCGAGGAGTACATCCAGGCCGGCTTCGAAAACACGGGCGCAGCCAAGAAGATGGACTTCGAGGAGTTCAAGGAGAAGCAGTACTACCCGTTCCCCACGCGCGAGGGGTGGGAGGAGATGCCGGCCGGCCTCATCCAGTTCTACGAGGATCCGGAGGGGCACCCGCTCCAGACGCCTTCCGGCAAGCTGGAATACTACTCCACGACGCTCGCCAGCCAGTTCCCCGACGATAAGGAGCGCGGGCCCATCCCGCACTGGGTCGACGAGGGCGCGGGGCACCAGGAGCGCCAGTACCTGGAGCGCGGCCGGAAGTACCCCTTCCTGCTGGTGTCGAACCACCCGCGGTGGCGCGTGCACGCGAACCTCGACGACGTCACCTGGTTCCGCGAGATGGAGGAGACGTGCAAGGTGACGGGCCCCGACGGCTACAAGTACGAGCCGGTGTGGGTGCATCCGAGCGACGCGGGCCTGCTGGGCCTGGAGACGGGCGACATCGTGAAGCTGTACAACGAGCGCGGCGCGGTGCTGGGCGGCGTGCGTGTGACCGAGCGCATCATGCCGAGCGTGGTGTACCAGGACCACGGCAGCCGCGTGGACTCGGTGGTGCTCGGCCGCGGCGGTTTGGACCGCGGCGGCGCGAACAACCTCATCGCGCCCTACGCCACCACCTCGACGCACGCGTTCGGCGAGGTGACGAGCGGTTTCCTGGTGAACATCGAGAAGGTCGACGTGCTCGCGCTGGCCGCGCAGTACCCGGAGGCGTTCGGGCGCGACTACGATCCCGGCTGCGGGCTGGTGGCCACGGCGCGCGTCGTCGACGAAGGGGAAGGGGAGTAGCCATGGGCAAGGTGTTCGTGTTCGACGTCGCCAAGTGCAACGGGTGCCGCAACTGCCAGATAGCCTGCAAGGACGAGCACGTGGACAACGACTGGTCGCCCATCGCGAGGCCGCAGCCCGACACGGGCCACTTCTGGTGCCGCATAGAGGAGCGCGTGCGCGGCCAGGTGCCGAAGGTGAGGGTGTCCTACGTCATGCACCGCTGCCAGCACTGCGCCGACGCGCCCTGCATGGCCGCGGCGCCCGAGGCGGTCTACCGCCGCGAGGACGGCCTGGTCATCGTGGACCCGGAGAAGGCGGCCGGGAGGCGCGACCTCGTGGAGGCGTGCCCCTACGGCGCGATCTTCTGGAACGGGGAGCTGGGCATCCCGCAGAAGTGCACCGGCTGCGCCCACCTCGTGGACGCCGGCGAGGTCCCGCACTGCGTGGACGTGTGCCCGCACGGCGCCCTGCGCTTCGGCGACGAGGAGGACCTCGCCGAGGAGATCGCGGCGGCGGAGGCCCTCGTGCCCGAGCGCGCCGCCGCCGACAAGCCGCGCGTATTCTACCTGAACCTGCCGAGGCGCTTCCTGGCCGGCGTCGTTGTGGACCCGGAGGCCGACGAGGTGGTGGCCGGCGCGAGGGTCACGGCCGAGAACCTGGCCACGGGCGAGGTGCTGGCGGCCGAGGCCGACGAGTTCGGCGACTTCTGGTTCCACCAGGTGGGCGCCGCCGAGTGGCGCGTGTACGCGGAGGCGGAGGGCTACCTCACCCGCGTGCTGGAGGCCTCGACCGTGGACGAGGACCGCAACATGGGCCCGGTCGAGCTGTACCGGGCAGAGTAGCCGACGAACCAGGGGCCGACTGTGGCCGGCCCCTGGAAGAAGAGCCTGGGAACGGCGGCCCGCCCTTGGCGGGGCCGCCGTCGAAGGGGGCTCGCATGCGCGACGTTGGCGGATGCGAGCCCGATATAACACGACGCGGCCGCGCTCGGGGGAAGGAGGCGGGAGGCGCGGCTTCTACAGGGGATCTGCCACGTTCTTTCTTTAAGGAGGAGAGACAAATGGCACAAGAAGCGTTAACGAAGTTCTTCAGCAAAGAGGGGTTCCTGAACAAGAGGGGATTGGGCATCGTCATAGCCGTGGCCATCCTCGTGGTAGCATCGTTCGTGCCCGAGTCGCCCGACCTGTCCCACCAGGGCATCATGGCCATCGCATCGCTCTTGTTCGCCGTGTCGCTGTGGGTATGCGGCTCGTTCTCCGTGGGCGTGACGGGCATTCTGGCCCTCGTCATAGCCGTGGTCATGGGCGCGACCGACTACAAGGCCGTGTTCAGCGGGTTCGGCGTGTCGGTGGTGTTCTACGTCATCGCCATCTTCGCGCTGCCGGCGCTGCTGCTCAAGACGCAGTGGGGCGTGCGCCTCGTGGCCAAGCTGTTCAAGCTGACGGGGGAGAGCTCCGAGAAGCTCATCCTCGCGTTCATGATCGGCACGTGCCTCATCTCCACCATCATGTCCGACGTGCCTGCCGCGGTGCTGTTCATGGGTATTTCCTACGTCGTGCTCAAGGCGGCCGGCGCCCAGCCCGGCAAGTCGCGGCTCGGCAAGTGCATGATGATCGCCATCCCCATCGCTGCCGTCATCGGCGGCGTGGTCACACCGGCCGGCAGCTCGTTCAACATGGTGGCCATGGGCGTGCTCACCGGCGCCACCGGCCAGACTATCAGCTTCCTGAACTGGATCATCGTGGGCCTGCCCATCGCCATCCTGTGCATCCCGCTGTGTTGGTTCTCCATCGTGAAGATCCTCAAGCCCGAGCAGCTCGACTCGAGCGCCTACGACAGCCTGCGCCAGGCGGCCGAGGACGCCGGCAAGCCCACGGGCTTCGAGGTGCGCGCGCTCGTCATGATCCTCGCGCTGCCCGTGCTATGGATCCTCGGCACGTGGATTCCGCTGCTGAACGTCACGACCGTGGCCATCATCGGCCTGGCCATCATGATGTTCCCCGGCCTGAACCTGCTCACGTGGGACGAGTTCAGCAAGCAGGTGCCCTGGACCATCATCCTCATGATGGGCTCGGTGCTGTCGCTCGGCAACATCTTCAGCGCCTCGGGCGCCGACAAGTTCGTCACGAACCTGTTCATGAGCAGCGGCGTGGCCGACCTGAACTTCACGGTGTTCCTGTTGATCACCGTTGCGTTCATCTACCTGCTGCACACCATCGCCCCGGTGGGCGCGGCCATCATCAGCCTGTTTTTGCCCATCCTCATCGGCATCTGCACGACGCTCGGCGTCTCCCCGGCCATCCCCACGATGCTGCTCGCCTTCATCGTGGCCGGCAACTTCCTCTTGCCGGTGAACCCGACGCTCATCGTCACGTACGGCGAGGGGTACTACACGTTCGGCGACATGTTCAAGGCCGGTGTGATCCCCGCCATCATCTTCTGCGTGTGCATGGTGCTCTGGGTGCCGTTCATCTGCGGCGTGCTGGGACTGTAGGACTTCCCACCGCGTTTGGCGCCAGCCACCTCGGCGCCGCACTATGGGCTCCCCGGCGAGATCCGGGGAGCCTTTTTCAACTACGACGATCCGCGGGGCGCATCCCCTGCGGCGAAGGGAGTATTTCGTGGATACCAGCGCTCGTCCCCGCTCCACGTACCAGAACCACGTGCTCGTGTCGGTGCTGCTCGTGCTGGCAGGCATCGCCGTGGCGCTCGGGCAGTTCAAGGTGCCCTCCATCATGCCGGCCATCATGGAGCAGTTCGATATGGACGTGGGCTCCGCCTCCATGCTCATGTCGGTGTTCACGCTGGCGGGCATCTTCCTGTCTCTTCCCACGGGCTTCCTGGCGCGGCGCTTCGGCGCCAAGAACATGATGGTGGCCGCCGTCGTCGTCATGGTGGTCGGCACGGCTGTGGGGACGCTGGCTACCTCGGCCGCCATCCTCGTGCTGTCGCGGGCCGTCGAAGGCGTGGCGCTCGTGTTCTGCGGCGTGAGCGCACCGCTTGCCATCAGGGCCTACGTTGCACCCGAAAAGGTGGGCTTCGCGAGCGGCATCTGGGCGCTGTGGTTCTCGCTCGGGTCGTTCGTCGGCGGGGTGCTCACGCCGACCGTGTTCGGGGCGATCGGTTTCCAGGGAACATGGTGCGTCATGGCAGGCATCGCGCTCGTGGCGGGCGGGCTCATGCTGCTGTTCGTGCGACCGGTTGGCGGAGGACGCTTCCTCGAGAGCGTCCTGCGGCCGCAAGATGGCGCGCCTCGCGAGAAGATGAGCATGAAAGGCCTGTTCAGCCGTAACGTGTTGCTGGTACTCGGCGGGTTCCTCATGTTCAACATGGTGCTCATCTCGTTCCTGTCTTTCAGCCCGACGTTTTTGCAGGGCGAGGGCATGGACGCGACGCTCGCCGGGTTCGCCAGCACGCTGCCCATGCTCGTCGCGGTGGCCAGCTCGCCGCTGTTCGGCGTGCTGGCCGACAAAACCGGCCGGCTCAAGGCGCTTATGGTGGCATCCATGCTGGTCATGGGTCCCTGCGCGTTCGCGCTGCTCACCACGGCCGGCCCCGCCCTCTGGGCGGCCGCGCTCGTCATGGGCATGGTGGGGCTCGGCGCCCCCACGATGTTCCTGATCGTGTACCCGTCGGTGGTGGAGAACAAGGATGCCATGCCTATCGCCATGGGATTCCTCGTGCTCACTCAGAGCCTGGGCCAGTTCCTCGGCTCTTCCCTCGTACCCGCGGTGCTCGGCGCCGGGGGATGGGCCGCCGCCGGCGCCTTCGCGCTCGTGCTGGGCCTCGTGGGCACGGGGCTGCTCGCGCTCGTGCGGCTGGAGGCGCCTGCGAAGGATGCCGTCGCCCACGGCGAGGACGCCGCGAGCACGGCCGTCTAGGAACAGGCGAGAAGGTCTGCCGGATAGCCCGTATCAGAGTTGCTCTAACACGGGCTATCGTCTTCTGCAGACGCCGCTCAGAGATCGAAATAATACGAATGCAGCAGGTACCCCTGCCCGTAGCGGGCAGCTAGCTTCTCCAGCCGCCGCTTCACCGCGCCGAGGCCTGCCTGCCCGAGCTCGTAGCGTTCCATGAGCCGCGCGAACGACGCGCGCTCGCGGGCGGTGGCGAGCCCCGACACGTAGCCCCACACGTGCTGCGCCGCGTTGCGTCCGCCGCCCCGTGTGGGCGGGAGGGCGAGGGCGCCGTCGACCAGGCGGTAGAACTCCTGCACCGGATAGGCATCCTTGTCCTTCAGCAGGTTCCTCACCTGCTGGTACGCCGCCTGGTCGCGCTCGAGCACGCTGTACTTGCACGTCGCCCACGCCCGTTCGAGCGCTGCCGCCGTGCCGTGCTCGTCGAGGACGTTCAGGCACTTCAACGCCGACGCGTTCTTGTCCTTCACCTCCAGCATCACGTCGGGGGCCCGCCCTTCGAGCGACGCAGCGAAAGCAAGGAACCCGTCAAGGCCTATCGTGTCGGTGTGGCTGCCGTGCCTCCTGCCCGGCGCCTGCTGCGCGTAGTGCACCTTCTGCGGTCCGTCCTGCGGCCCCCAGGTACGCGCCGCCGCATCGAGGAGCTCGAGCTCTCCCCGGCCGCCAGGGTCGTGGTTCAGCCGATGGTGGAGCACGTCGAACACCATCGGGATGCCGCAGGCCGCGCTCGCCGCCAGCGCGTCCTCGGCCGTGAACAGGCGGTCGTCGTTCTCGACGACCAGCCGTCGGCGCACGCCCGCATCCAGTTCGCGGCAGCGTGCGACGAAGCGCCTCAAGGCGGTTTTCTTGTCGCCGTAGGCGCCGCCCACGTGCAGGACGACCTTGGCCTCGGCGCCGGTGCCCAGCGCGTCGAGGAAGGCCGCGTGGTAGGCCAGGTCCGCCACGGCGCGGCGCACGACATCGTCGTCGGGGGAGTTCAGCACCGTGTACTGCCCCGGGTGCATGCTGAGGCGCACCCGGTTCTCGGCGGCCAGCTCCCCGATGGCCGCGAGCCGCTCCCCGAACGCATGCGCCCAGTCCAGGCGGTTCGCCGGGCTCGACCCGAACGGGATGACGTCCGAGCCTATGCGGAAGAGCCGGATGCCGTTGGCTCCGCAGTAGCGGACGACCGCCTCCAGCGCCGACAGGTTGGCGCCGATGGCCTCCGCCAGCCGCTCGTCGCTCGCGTTCCGCATGACCAGGGAACGCATGCGCCCCTCGGGAAGACCGAGCGTCTTCGATGCGTACCCGATGTTCATGGCATCGCCTGCCTTTCCGCGCCTCGCCGTCCATGCGGCCAGCATAGGCGCTCGCGGCAGGGACCCGCCGTTTCCGTTGCAGAACCGACATGCACGGCCCTTCCCACTACGTTAGAGTAACTCTAAGTCGCGTTGCTGGCGGCCCGAGGGCAGGAAGGAAAGGGGCGGTTCCGGAGCGATCGCGCCGCTTAGGCCTTTGGGACGTTGGGGGCCTTCGGAGCCGAGGGGGAGGCAGGCGGCTTCGGGGCAGCCGGGGCTGCGGGAAGCGGCTTCTCTCCCTTCAAATAGGGGACGAGATCGCATCGGCAGTGCGGGCACCTCTTCAAGACGATGCCGCTCAGCACCTGGATATCCTGGCCGCACTCGGGGCATTTGCTCGAGCTTGCGTCTGCCGACGCATCGGCTGGTCTGAAGCACATGGCTACCACTCCTTTTCGAGCCCTACCCGGGCACCGCCGCGCTTTGCGGACGGCGCCCGGCCTTGAACGCTGGCTTTCCGTTGCCGTCTCTACCTGAACTTGCACAGGGCAAGCGCTGCGGTGCCGGCGAAGCCGATCACGCACATCACGATGCCGGTGAGCATCCACGAGGATACGTCGGGCCCGAGTAGCAGGGGGACCAGCCAGGTGCCCAGGAACTGGCCGAGGCTCTGCACCAGCATGAGCACGCCCATGCCGATGGACATGAGCTCCGGGCGGCCCAGGACGTTGATGTACGACGTCAGGCACATGACCGGTCCGCCCAAGCCCACGAGGCCCATGACGATGGCGCCGACCCACATCAAAGGGCCGGTCTGGGTGAGCAGGAGCAGCGTGCAGGGTCCCATGACGAGCATTGCGGCCAGGTACAGCGGCTTGCAGCGGCCCAGCTTGTCGGACAGAGCGCCGAACAGCGGGGACGATATGACGGCGAGCAGCATGGGAAGCGTGCTGACGAAGCCGGACAGCGTCGGGTCGACGCCCTGCTGCTGCAAGAAGGTGGGGCCGAAGCTCAGCACCGCCATCAGCGTCATGTTGAAGACGAGGAAGGCGGCGAAGAACAGCAGGATGTTCGGCTTCACGAGCTCGCCGTAACCCACCTTCCCCTCTGTAGGAGCGTCCGCGGCCCCCTCGAGCGCCTCGCCGGGGTTCTTGACGATCACGGCGACCACGATGGCGAACACCACGGCCGCGGCGGCGTAGATCACCCACACGCCCGCGAAACCGGTGGAAGCGTACAGCGTGGGGGTCAGCACGCCGCCGACCACCGAACCGAGGCAGACCCAGAGCGCCCAGATGCCCGTCGCGGAACCGATCTTGTCGGGGGAGACGTACTTCTGCACGGCCAGGGGGCCGCAGATGGTCACGAAGATGAACGCCACGCCCTCGATGGCGCGGGAGACGATGAGAACCATGCCGTTGCCCGCGAAGGCGCCCAGCAACGAACCGACTGCGATGATCGCGGCAGCGGCGAGCAGCATGGTCTTCGGGCCGAACCTCTTCGCGAGCGCCCCCGTGGGAAGCGCCAGGATAATGCCCACGAACGTGAAGATGGACATGAGCCACGAAGCGGAGCTCGCATCCATGCCCATGTTCGCCATGATGTCGCCCATGACGACGGGAACCTTGAACTGGATCGTGGCGATAGCCGTTCCGAACAGGAGCATGACGACGGCGATCAGCGCCCAGTTCCCGTATTTCTTACTGGTGCTCATAAGGCACCTCCTCCTTTGGTGTTTCGCATGCACGAACCAGGCCCTTCGCTAAAAAGGCGATACCTTCGGCATTTTTTTCGCCTCCTCGTTGCGAAAAGCCTGGAAGCGAGAGCGGGTTGGACCTTTGCTGCCCTTTCGGCCTACAACGCCCTTAGGTTGTCCTGCACGGCTTCGAAACGCTCGCCGCCGGGGCCGCGGAAGAACATGATCTTAAGCTGCGCACCCCCTTCGCCGCAGACGGTGAAGACGTCGGCGTCGTCGCCTGCCAGGGGACGGTCGAACTCCAAGGGCGGGTCGAACGGGCCCGCCTCGACGGCGACGCCCTTCTCGCCCAGATGCGCGACGAAGCCGTCCATGTCGTCCACGCGCAGCGCCACGTGGTTAAGGCAGTTCGCGGCGGCCTCGCACGTGCGCTTGTCCTCGCATTCCAGCAGCTCGAAGACAAGATCCCCCCTCATGGCCCATGCCATCTTGAGCGGCTTGTCGCCCTCCAAAGCGTCCGACCTGAACAGCAGCCTGCAGCCGAGCACGTCCTCGTAGAACGTTATGGACTCCTCGATATCGCGGCAGTAGATCCCTGCATGATGAAAGACCGATTCCATGGGTTCCCCCTATCGCATGCATTCGGCAAGAGGCGGGATGCGCGGCGCATGAGTTCCGGCCGCCGTGCATCCCGCGATGATGGCTCGTTGACGCTATCCTTGGTCGCTCGACGTGGCGGCCATGACCTCGGCCACGGTGGCGTTCTTCATGCGCAGCTCGCGGATGCACATGACGTCGGCGCCGAACTCCGTGACGCTGTCGCAGTCGCCCGCGTACACGTCGTCGGTGGCGGTGCGGCGCTTGGTGAGCTGGACGGCCTTTTCCGCATCGTAGGGAACGAGCTGCTCCTTGGGCGGGTTCGCCTTGGCGACCCAGTTGGGCATGGTCAGCTCGGGATCGGGCATGGTCTCTATCTGGCGCACGTCGCCGTACTTCTCCACCAGCTCGTCGATGGGGCCGAAGTCCAGGGCGCGCATCGGGCAGGAGGCCACGCACAGGGGCAGCTGGCCCTTCTCCAAGCGGTCGATGCACAGGGTGCATTTGCTCATCTTGGTGCCGGGCTCGTCGCTCGCGAACTTCGGCGCACCGTAGGGGCAGGCCTGGAAGCAGTTGCGGTCGCCCTGGCACTTGTCCTGGTCAACCAGCACGGCGCCGTACTTTTCCTCCTTGAAGATCGCGCCGTGCTCGCAGGCGGAGGCGCACACGGGGTTGTCGCAATGCCCGCAGCTGAAGGCCAGGATGCCGATGGACGTGAGCGGGAACGCGTTTTTCTCCCACATGTAGACGCTCATCCACTTCTCGGGGCCGGGTGCGATGTCGTACCAGTCCTTGCAGGCCACCGAGCAGGCCTTGCAGCCGTAGCAGCGTCCCTGGTCGAAGAAGAATCCGTACTGGGCCATGTTATTCTCCCACCTTCCTGATCTCCACGAGGCCGGCCGTCAGCAGCGCGCCCACCACATGCGGCAGGTGCGTGTCGCCTATGAGGAGGTTGCAGTTGCCGGCTTCGTCGATGCCGTAGGGCATGAGCTTGGACTTCCTGACGTTGTCGAACTTGGACCATTCGCCATGCCCGATGGACACGGTGCCGGGCAGCAGCTTCGACGAGACGTACGCGGTGATCTCCACTTCGCCGAACTGGTTGTACACCAGCACGCGGTCGCCCGTCTTGATGCCGCGGTCGGCGGCGTCGGCGGGGGACATGCGCACCATATGCTCGTAGCAGTCGCCCTTGAGCCAGGGGTTCTGGTCGTTGGACGAGTGCTGGCGGTACGTGGACACCGGCGTGACCATGGACAGCGGGAAGTTCTTCGTCCACGGGTGGTAGTAGCTGTCGTTCGCGGGCAGGTCCTGGTAGGTGGGCTGCCAGCGCGGGTAGGCGTCCATCTGCCCGCCGTAGCGGGTCTTCGTCAGGTCGTTGCCCTTCACGAAGGAGCTCTCGAACTCTATCTTGCCGGACGGCGTCTTGAAGGGGGAGCGGCCCCATTCGACCGTGTTCTTGAAGGGGTAGAACCACTCGCCGGGCTCGCCGGGAACGCGGACGATGGGCAGCTTCTGGAACTCCTCCCATGAGGGCGGCTCCACCTCGTAGTAGCCCAGAAGGCCGTTCTCGTCCTCGGCCCACTTCTCGTAGGCCGGCTTGTAGATACGCTCGATGACCTGCTCGTCCCAGTCGCGCCAGTCGGTCACGTCGAGCATCTTCGGGCAGTACTTGTCGGCGAAGCCGAGGCGGCGGGCCAGCTCCATCCAGACCCAGTCCTTCGAACGGACCTCGCCCGGGGGGTTCACGCCCTTGCCGGCGAACAGGAAGTAGTTCATCATGCCGGACGGCGAGTTCCAGAAGCGGTTGATGCCGAAGAAGTGCATGTCCGTGGACTCGAACTGGATGACGGGGGAGGGCAGCACGATGTCGAGGAACTCGATGGAGGGCTGGTCGTGGAAGTACTGCCAGCCCCAGGAGAACTCCATGTCCGCGAAGCCCTGCATGCGCTTGGACACATGATGCTGGTTGTTGATGTAGTTGTTCGGGATGATGGCCATCTTCAGGTTCGGCAGCGGGCTGTCGGCCGGGCAGCCGATGCGGCGGCGGAACTCGTCCTCGGTGATCTCGCCGGCAGCGTAGAGCTTCTGGCAGTGCATGACCTCGGTCACCTTGTTGTTGTTATTGGTGATGGGGTTCACCACGTCGCCCTTGATCTGGCCGGTGTCGGGCACGGGCGCGAAGAGGCGGGGCTGGGTCACCAGGTTGGCACCGCCGCCCTCGCAGCCGCCGGGAATGGACAGGTTGCCGGTCATAGCCTGCAGGAGCATGGCCACGGCGGCGGCGTAGTCGCCCAGGTTGCGCTTGGACACGCCGTACATCTGCTGCAGGTGGACGGGCTTCATGGACGCGTAGTAGCGGGCGAAGGCCCCGATGGTCTCGGCCGGGATGCCGGTGATCGGCTCGGCCCATTCAGGAGTGTGAGCAACGCCGTCCACCTCGCCGACGACGTACTTGCGCCACTCCTCGAAGCCATCGGGCTCCACCCACTGCGCCACGTACTCGTGGTCGTAGAGGTCCTCGGTGTAGAGCACGTAGGCCACCGCCAGGCCGAACGCCGTGTCGGTTCCGGGGCGGATGGGTATCCACTGGGCGCCCAGGGCCTCGGCGCTCACGTTGTACACCGGGTCGATCAGGATGAACTTGCAGCCGCGCTCCTGGGCCAGCTTCATGTAGTAGGGCACGTGGCCGAACCAGGACACCATGGGATCGAAGCCCCACAGCACCACGAGCTTGGAGTTCAGCAGGTCGGGGGCCTCGAAGCCGGGGAATGCGTCGGACGTTCCCTTGATGAGGCAGTCGGTGAGGCGCACGCCCAGGTGGAAGTCCTCGGCGGCGGCGCTGCCGGAGGTCGAGTGGTCGCCCCAGCCGGTGATGGTGCCCGGCATGTAGGAGGCGAACGGGAAGTCGGAGCTCTCGAACGCCACGTAGTAGCAGTAGTACAGCCAGGGATGGTCGGGGTTCTCCTCGGCCATCTGCTTCATCTTGCCCGCGATGGTGTCGAGCGCCTCGTCCCAGGAGATGCGCTCGAAACGACCCTTGCCGGAGCCTTTCCCGCCCACGCGCTTCATGGGGTACAGCAGGCGGTTCTCCGAGTAGAGCTCCTGGCGCCACGCATGGCCCATGGGGCAGGCGCGCGCCTGGAGCATGCCGGTCTGGACGGCGTTCTCGTCGTCGTCCTCGCGGGCGACGCCCGGGTTCACCGAGTCGTCGGGCTCAATGGCGATGATTTTGTCATCCTTAACGCTGCACTTGATCAGGCAGGTGGCGTCCCAACAACCGTTGTTGTGGCAGGTGGTGTAGAAGTAATCGACCCCCTCGTGACGCTCGCCTAGTTTCTCGACTACCGATTCCCTTGACATCGTGCCCCCTTTCGCATTGCTGCTCGCTCGAAAGAACGCGCTCGCGCCCGTTGGCGCAACCCGCTTGCCTCTAGGCTAGTGAGCGCGGGAAGGGGTTCGCAAGGTAGTTTCTGCTTTTAGAATATCCGGGAGTATCGCATAGCCTGAATTTTGCGGATTCCCGCCATTGCGAAGGATGGAGCGTCCCTGAATAGCCAGGTGCTAAAATGAACGGAGAATTCTCGGAATACAGCGCGCCGGTCGGAAAGGTCGGCGGACGCGAAAGCCGTTCGCCAGCGCGGGGGCGAGAACGGGTGATTTCCGGCCGGGAGCTTTCAGGGGAAGGACAGGGGTGAGATGGGATACTCCGGCTACTCTTATTCGGCCTTGACTCAGGCAGAGTTCTACAAGGCGGAGGCCGAGCTGATACGGTTCGGCGAA is from Gordonibacter urolithinfaciens and encodes:
- a CDS encoding molybdopterin-dependent oxidoreductase, yielding MGNNVLGTPIVKGLGFNSFGIGTNACSVDIDEENDKILRIRPLRFDEHYTPEDLNAWKLEARGKTFEPGFKTLISPLSLCYKKRVYSKNRIPYPMKRVDWDPEGERNPQNRGTSGYVRISWDEACSLIASEIKRVHEAYGPASILCELDGHGETKFVHAPHGCQSRMFDLIGSYTLQTRQPDSWEGWYWGAKHMWGMDPLGQNSQMNNVIRDVAQNGDAVLFWGCDVETTPLGWGGYLASRLCYWFTELGIKQIHISPDVNYTNAVHADKWIPVKPNTDAALQLAIAYTWIKEGTYDQAYLDTHAVGFENFKYYVMGGEDGVPKTPKWAEAICGVPSYTIKAFARYWAKHAVSIAHCNGGSYIRSCYAHEPARLEVALLGMQGLGKPGANQFKFIEWTLYGMDTVTPLPPSVEIPDCSPAYRGWYRSFPKSFIPKTMIPEAIMNPPVSWYGHIGAGFPREDQFDGPYTFPLEGNERLHMIWSDTPCWETCWNGGNEMQEALRHPSIEFIVVQHPWMENDCFFADVILPTNTKFETEDIGTDSDNGQWNLVYYERQAIKPRLESKSDMEAVGEVAKALEKFGGIYENLYERYMGGKTCEEYIQAGFENTGAAKKMDFEEFKEKQYYPFPTREGWEEMPAGLIQFYEDPEGHPLQTPSGKLEYYSTTLASQFPDDKERGPIPHWVDEGAGHQERQYLERGRKYPFLLVSNHPRWRVHANLDDVTWFREMEETCKVTGPDGYKYEPVWVHPSDAGLLGLETGDIVKLYNERGAVLGGVRVTERIMPSVVYQDHGSRVDSVVLGRGGLDRGGANNLIAPYATTSTHAFGEVTSGFLVNIEKVDVLALAAQYPEAFGRDYDPGCGLVATARVVDEGEGE
- a CDS encoding 4Fe-4S dicluster domain-containing protein; translated protein: MGKVFVFDVAKCNGCRNCQIACKDEHVDNDWSPIARPQPDTGHFWCRIEERVRGQVPKVRVSYVMHRCQHCADAPCMAAAPEAVYRREDGLVIVDPEKAAGRRDLVEACPYGAIFWNGELGIPQKCTGCAHLVDAGEVPHCVDVCPHGALRFGDEEDLAEEIAAAEALVPERAAADKPRVFYLNLPRRFLAGVVVDPEADEVVAGARVTAENLATGEVLAAEADEFGDFWFHQVGAAEWRVYAEAEGYLTRVLEASTVDEDRNMGPVELYRAE
- a CDS encoding SLC13 family permease — translated: MAQEALTKFFSKEGFLNKRGLGIVIAVAILVVASFVPESPDLSHQGIMAIASLLFAVSLWVCGSFSVGVTGILALVIAVVMGATDYKAVFSGFGVSVVFYVIAIFALPALLLKTQWGVRLVAKLFKLTGESSEKLILAFMIGTCLISTIMSDVPAAVLFMGISYVVLKAAGAQPGKSRLGKCMMIAIPIAAVIGGVVTPAGSSFNMVAMGVLTGATGQTISFLNWIIVGLPIAILCIPLCWFSIVKILKPEQLDSSAYDSLRQAAEDAGKPTGFEVRALVMILALPVLWILGTWIPLLNVTTVAIIGLAIMMFPGLNLLTWDEFSKQVPWTIILMMGSVLSLGNIFSASGADKFVTNLFMSSGVADLNFTVFLLITVAFIYLLHTIAPVGAAIISLFLPILIGICTTLGVSPAIPTMLLAFIVAGNFLLPVNPTLIVTYGEGYYTFGDMFKAGVIPAIIFCVCMVLWVPFICGVLGL
- a CDS encoding CynX/NimT family MFS transporter; amino-acid sequence: MDTSARPRSTYQNHVLVSVLLVLAGIAVALGQFKVPSIMPAIMEQFDMDVGSASMLMSVFTLAGIFLSLPTGFLARRFGAKNMMVAAVVVMVVGTAVGTLATSAAILVLSRAVEGVALVFCGVSAPLAIRAYVAPEKVGFASGIWALWFSLGSFVGGVLTPTVFGAIGFQGTWCVMAGIALVAGGLMLLFVRPVGGGRFLESVLRPQDGAPREKMSMKGLFSRNVLLVLGGFLMFNMVLISFLSFSPTFLQGEGMDATLAGFASTLPMLVAVASSPLFGVLADKTGRLKALMVASMLVMGPCAFALLTTAGPALWAAALVMGMVGLGAPTMFLIVYPSVVENKDAMPIAMGFLVLTQSLGQFLGSSLVPAVLGAGGWAAAGAFALVLGLVGTGLLALVRLEAPAKDAVAHGEDAASTAV
- the uvsE gene encoding UV DNA damage repair endonuclease UvsE, yielding MLAAWTARRGKAGDAMNIGYASKTLGLPEGRMRSLVMRNASDERLAEAIGANLSALEAVVRYCGANGIRLFRIGSDVIPFGSSPANRLDWAHAFGERLAAIGELAAENRVRLSMHPGQYTVLNSPDDDVVRRAVADLAYHAAFLDALGTGAEAKVVLHVGGAYGDKKTALRRFVARCRELDAGVRRRLVVENDDRLFTAEDALAASAACGIPMVFDVLHHRLNHDPGGRGELELLDAAARTWGPQDGPQKVHYAQQAPGRRHGSHTDTIGLDGFLAFAASLEGRAPDVMLEVKDKNASALKCLNVLDEHGTAAALERAWATCKYSVLERDQAAYQQVRNLLKDKDAYPVQEFYRLVDGALALPPTRGGGRNAAQHVWGYVSGLATARERASFARLMERYELGQAGLGAVKRRLEKLAARYGQGYLLHSYYFDL